One part of the Lycium ferocissimum isolate CSIRO_LF1 chromosome 8, AGI_CSIRO_Lferr_CH_V1, whole genome shotgun sequence genome encodes these proteins:
- the LOC132066546 gene encoding uncharacterized mitochondrial protein AtMg00860-like — MDLMNGIFRPYLDSFVIVIIYDILVYSKRREEHEHHLRIVLRLLREKELYAKFSKYGFWLDSVSFLGHVVSKDGIMVDPKKIEAVRDWTRPTSVTEIRSFMGLASYYHSGRVLECVKARSSLLEQIRDKQFDNTKLCKIRDKVLRGEAKGVVLDDEGILRIKGRSCRWSDSLDIGECS; from the exons atggacttgatgaatggcatttttaggccatatttggattccTTTGTCATAGTTATCATctacgatatcttggtgtattcgaaGAGAAGAGAGGAGCATGAGCATCATTTGAGGATTGTCCTTAGGTTATTGAGAGAGAAAgagctttatgccaagttttcgAAATATGGGTTCTGGCTTGATTCTGTGTCATTCTTGGGCCACGTGGTGTCAAAAGacgggatcatggttgatcccaagaagattgaggccgttaGGGATTGGACAAGGCCCACTTCAGTAACTGAGATTCGTAGCTTCATGGGTTTGGCTAGTTACTACC atTCAGGGAGAGTTTTAGAATGTGTTAAGGCAAGGTCATCTCTCTTGGAGCAGATCAGGGATAAGCAATTTGATAATACAAAGTTATGTAAAATCCGTGATAAGGTtttgagaggtgaggccaagggGGTCGTGCTTGATGATGAGGGGATTTTGAGGATCAAGGGACGCTCATGTAGGTGGTCTGATTCACTTGATATTGGAGAATGCTCATAG